TGAGCTTCCTGCAGGATAAGTTTCTTGAGCTCGCCTTTGTTTGGAAAACAAATGCATCCTTCGAACGAGATGATGCCTTGCTCGTCTTTCGTGAATCCGGGGGCCTTGCtcggattttttttaaatgttaaATAAAGGGACCATCTATTCGCGAGGCGCCCGAAAAAACTCCTCGCGTCGGTCACTTATGCTTTAGGCCATCTGATCAATATCCAATGGTTAGAAGCGCGCCGCCATTGTTTATCTTCTTATCCTCGGACATTCCTCCTTCCACCCCTGTGGCCTACCCAGGCCTAACCGCTGCCTCCACCCACCACGGCCGGCGGCTGACggcgcctccccccccccccccccccccggcgcgcgCGCAAGCGTTCCCCTCAACCTCCCCCCACCGTCGCGGCGGCCGTCGCCCGGGTCACCCCTCTAAGCCCCGCACTACCGATGAACAACTCTGGCGATTCCCTGCACCCTCCCATCCCAAATATGAGATAATAGGGTCGTGGCTTCGCCtgagggcatctccaacgccaaCCCTCAAACCGCCCGCAAACGGTTTGAGATATAGGCGTATGAATGGATGTGGAGgccggggtcatcctccttttcgaaaaaaaaacctCTGCAGTTCGATCAATAAGTCCACTTCATCATGTCCGAAAGAAAGGAGAAAGAGATATGTTAATTATGTACTGAATGTATGTCCACCGAGCCGTCCTGCCCCTCCGTGGCTCCATGCTACAGCTACAGCAAGCCACTATATATGACATCTGTAAACCTCCTTTCACTCATGTTTTAACAATAATAACTACCGGTTGTAACTACCAGCTGATAGCTAGTGATGTTACTTTCATGCACATACCACACACATGCATAGTTGTTAATCAAGGACTAACTAATCGGTAAATACAAAAATATAAATACCGATGGAGAACTAACTAACTAACCAAAGAGAAAGTGACAGCAACAAGTGTTTGCTCCCCTGAGGCCTGAGCCCATTTGGTAGGGCCCCTTCTCCCTCCCTTTGCCCCCCTCCTCCCCCGATAAATACCACCACCCCAGCCAGACAAGTTAACCAAGTAGCAGTGGCAAACCAAGCTCCTTAATTTGCCCCATCTCATCTCATCACCATAAGCTAGTACTATATACAAAGAAGATCGCCATGGCGCCTCAAGAATTGCATGATGATGATAAACACAAGGAGGCACCTACTTCTACTTGTACCCCGCCCAGCAGCAACGGCAACCCTTCCGGTGCCGTCCATCCCACCACCTCCAGCCCGCCGTCCGACGCCTCCGGCCACCGCCCAGCCGCCGCCAATTCCTTCCCTCTCGTCCTCAAGGTAATGGTCATGTAGAGGCGCATTCATGTGTATAAAACGTACGTGTTGACTTGATCGTTTAGTGACGATTGGTGATGAGATGTGTGCCTGCATGGGTGCAGTTTGAGGAAGTGGTGTACAAGGTGAAGGTCGGGCAGGCGACGGAGGGATGGTGCACGAGGGTGGTGTCgtcggcgtgcggcggcggggcggtgacCAAGAAGAACAAGGCGGCGGCGTTGCCGCCGAGGGAGAAGACGATCATCAGCGGCATGTCGGGGGTGGTGCGGCCGGGGGAGATGCTGGCGATGCTGGGCCCGTCAGGGAGCGGCAAGACGACGCTGCTGACGGCGCTGGGAGGCCGGCACCGGCACGCGCTGCTGTCCGGGAAGATCACCTACAACGGGCAGCCCTTCTCCGGCGCCGTGAAGCGGCGCACGGGCTTCGTGACGCAGCACGACGTGCTGTACCCGCACCTGACCGTCTCCGAGACGCTGTGGTACACGGCGCTGCTCCGGCTTCCCCGCGCGCTGAGCGCCGGCGAGAAGCGCGTGCAGGCGGAGGCGGTGGCCCGGGAGCTAGGCCTCTCCAAGGTGGCACACAGCATGGTCGGCGGAGTGCGCGGCGTGCGCGGGCTGTCCGGCGGCGAGCGCAAGCGGGTGAGCATCGGGCTGGAGATGCTCGTGGACCCCAGCCTGCTGCTCCTGGACGAGCCCACCTCAGGGCTCGACTCCACCACGGCCGCAAGGATCGTCGGCACGCTCCGCCGCAtggccgccggcggcggccgcACGGTCGTGGTGACCATCCACCAGCCGTCGTCGCGGCTCTACCACATGTTCGACAAGGTGCTCCTGCTGTCCGCCGAGGGGCGGCCCATCTACTACGGCCGCGCCGCCGACGCGCTCTCCTACTTCGCCTCCGTCGGCTTCGCGTCGCCGCTGTCCGTCAACCCGGCCGACCTCATGCTCGACCTCGCCAACGGTATGCCACACACGACTCCACCCCACCCATCGCCGCACCACCATCATATTCTCTTTCGCTTTAACTCTCTTTACTTGCCCTTTCTCATGATGCTTTCCAATGCATATGACATGTTGGCATGCATGTGCCATTGCATTGCATTCCATCACGCTGAGCTCATCCAACCACAAACCCACATCACTCTACAATCCATGGAGAAGCCAGATGGTTACTGTAGGGGTATCACCTAAAATGCCAACCGGCCTGGTCCCAATCAACTTTAACCTGGAAAATCTCAATTTCTAATTTGGAAAATACTTAATTAACAATCTCGTTCGGTACACAGTGTTAGTGTGGACCGAGATCGAGTGACTTGCCATGGACATGTCACTCGAGAACAGTGTGGTGACACGCCCGCTCGTTTCAATCGTCCGACTGAGAATCAAAGTAAACAGTTCACGTAGTACACTGCATGAGCGGGGCCGTGCTACAATACCCGACGCTACATGAAACCTGTGTAGTAGAGCTCTACAGCATGGGTGGATCCAGTGTGGGGGTGATAGGGGCCATGGCCCCCATAAACATTTCGCAAAAGGTTTTTTTTAATAGTACTTCCTCCTTaaagaaatactccctccgttccaaggAAGTATAAGAGTGACTACAAACGCACATCACTCTCTTCGCATCcaactacatgcatatgtatatATCCACTATACTAGTATGTATATATCCACTATACTACTTACGATGTTACATTCCATCACGCTGATCTCATCCAACTACAAACCCACATCACTCCAAAATCGTCAGACGGTTAGTGTAGAGTATCACTTATCATGCAAGCTGAAAAATCTCAAGTTTTCAGATTTGGAAAATACTTAGTTAACAATTTCGTTTCGTAGACAATGTAGTGTGGACTAAGATCCAGTGGCCTGCCATGGGCATGTCACTGATAAACAGTATGGTGACATGCCCGCTCTTTTCCACCATCCGCTAGAGATTCAACGAGCAGATCAAACTATGAAGCACCTATGGTCCACGGGCATGAGTAAGGCACCGCAGGCTCCTCTCAAGTCGACGGAAATATCTTCTACAAACATTATCGCTAGAAGCCTGAAATAAATCCAGTAAAATACAAGCACCAGTGCCAAATCTATGACCTGAACTCTGGTGGACTATTTCCTCCATAAAGAATCTAACCATCTGAACTAGGCTGAGTGCGTAAATATAAATACAGTTGCAGAACCTGATCCGCAACGACAGTTGTTCGGCTAACCACTTCGGCAGAAAAGATAAAATAATCAGCTGACACCATTGGATACCATAGGCACCCACcaagaactaaaataaaatacTTTTTCGATTAAAGGGATTTTCATAAATATAATAAGATAAATAAAGGTGAGATAAAATGTGGTGTGCTAAGATTGTGTCGCCGATACGGTGCGCGCATGCCTTTCGATTTCTCCCCTTTTCCTGCATCTGCATCAGCGTCCATCACATCACAATCGCCAGCACCATCGTTTGTGATTAACCACACGCACGTACGTAAGCGCACGCCAAATCGGCAGCCACTGAGACGGAGCCGAAATGGCAATGGCGATGATCGGATCGATCGAGCTGTTGGGTCGCCTGGGTGGGAGAGAGAGGGACACGGACAGGGACGCACTGCCCCGTCCACTCCCCAATCATGGCCACCACCACACACCGGCCGGTCGCCTCCTCATCATTCCCTCCTCTCCATTCCGGTCACCAACACAGTGCCCGACACTTGTCGACCTCCGGGGAGACGTTGGCTACACAAGTACTGATCATCACTGTGCATGCAGGTATCTTGCCGGAGACGAACGGCGACGGCGTTCCTGGCGGCGGGAGCGAGGGCGAGCAGAAGGAGGTGAGGGCGAAGCTGGCGGACGCGTACGCGCGCCACATTGCGCCGGCGGTGAAGCTCGACATATGCTCCAACGAGGGGGCCAGCGCCGGCGGCACTGGGCAGGCGTCGCGGCGCCGGGGCGCCTCAGCTAGGGTGGAGTGGACGGCCGGGTGGTGCGCCCAGTTCTCGGTGCTCCTCCGGCGCGGGCTCAAGGAGCGCCGCCACGAGTCCTTCAACAAGCTCCGCATCTTCCAGGTGCTGAGCGTGGCCTTCCTCGCAGGCCTCCTGTGGTGGCGCACGCCCGCCGCACACCTGCAGGACCGCACCgcgctcatcttcttcttctccgtcttctggGGCTTCTTCCCGCTCTACaacgccgtcttcgtcttcccccTCGAGCGCCCCATGCTGCTCAAGGAGCGCTCCTCGGGGATGTACCGCCTCTCCTCCTATTTCGCTGCGCGCACCGCCGCCGACCTCCCCATGGAGCTCGGCCTGCCCACCGCCTTCGTCCTCATCCTCTACTGGATGGGCGGCCTCGACCCGCGCCCGGCCTCCTTCCTGCTCTCCCTCCTCGTCGTGCTCTACAGCGTGCTCGTGGCCCAGAGCCTCGGGCTCGCCGTCGGCGCCGTGCTCATGGACGTCAAGCAGGGCACCACGCTCGCCTCCGTCGTCACCATGGTCTTCCTCATCGCGGGCGGCTACTACGTGCAGCACATCCCGCCCTTCATCGGGTGGCTCAAGTGGCTCAACTACAGCTTCTACTGCTACCGGCTCCTCCTCGGCATCCAGTTCCGCGACGGCGGGGCCCTCTACgactgcggcggcggcgcacTCTGCCCTGTCGCCGACTTCCCCGCCATCAAGGCCGTCGGGCTCAACAACCACTGGGTGGACGTCTGCGTCATGGCGCTCCTCCTCGTCGGCTACCGAGTCGTCGCCTACCTTGCCTTGGACCGCCTGCAGCCGAGGTGATTTCATTCAACCATACTGAAGACGAAGGAAGCATCCGTCTCAGCCGCCCATGGAGGACGCATACTCATCCACCATGAGCTAGCTAGTTAGCTACATAAGCCAAAACGGATCACTGAAGATTGACCGGCCGTGCAAGCTAGTTAGCTGACTGCTCTTATGCCGGCCGGCAGCTTCCCGGATCCATGGGTATATTCTACTGTGATCCAGACCTGAGGCTTGACCGTTCGAGCTTATCGATCTTGACAAGACCGGAACAGAGGATTGTTAATGGCGATGAGTACTAATAAGTAGAGTAGTATCATTGTGAGTCAATATGCAGTACTGCTTAGTCCGTACTGTATTGATTTTACAAGCTGATATCATCAGCGTGGAACAAAAGAGAAAACTGAAAGTGCCTGTCAATAGCACCATGAATAACTTTGCATACTAGCTGCTATACACTCACCTTGAGGATTCAGAATTTCTCATGTGAGTTGCTCTTTTCTTGAAACCTCTTCTTCTCAGCTTCTTTCTTCTGCACATGAACTCCTCTTCTGAGGCATCCATCTTCCTAATAATTAATCAAGCCATCAAAGTTTCAGAAGAAAACCCGTTGGCTTGATTGGGACCTGCTGCCTACTTCCAAACCATCTGTGTTATTAGGAGACAAGAGACACACGCCATGAATATATGAATTGTCACGGGAATTGGCAAATTTGTTCGGAACAACATCAAATTAGTTCTATTAACCGTAGGTACTCCATGTAGGATAAAATATATGGTCATGAAAAGGGTTAGGCAGATTCACAACAACCAGAGCACCAACTAGATTAGTAAGAGCACCAACTACTGCAGATCGACTGATGAACAAGGCTACTGCATGCATGGATAACAAGATGATGGATGGTCTCAGGGGCTTGCTTACTTGCCAACACATACTGAAACAAAATTTTCGCTTCTCTTCTTAGATTCATTCCTCTCATTCAGGGTACTTGAACCAGAAAAGTATGCACGGATACATGAATGCACTGCTCATCGAAAGTGCAATGACCTGGTATTGTGCTACTTGTCAGAACAATGCTTCGTCGCCATCTCCTATTCCTGTCGCCGCTGCGTTCACGTCTGAGAGTATGTGCTGTAGAAGCAGTTATGTAAGAGGAACACATTGGTGAATCACTGATGTGGTCATCTTAAACCAGAAAGAAACAACAATGCACTCACCTTCGGCTGTGAAAAACCGGTGGTGGTGGTTTCTTCACTGCATTTGCTTGCTTGGTAGAACAACTGCTCTGTTGGCTGTACGCATGTGAGACAAACAAACAATACATGAGCTCAAAGTAAATGTCACAATAAGAAATGAAATATTTTGTCATCTTGCCAAGCAATCTTCATCGTCAATTTTAGTGGTCGGTACCCGGTCTGAAGGATAGAAGACCTGCCCCTTCTTTTTGTGGTCATCGCAGTCCTCGCCTTCCGGCTGTGCATCAACCCCAGGGTGTATCTTCTCAGTGGCACCATACAGCTGCTGCACCTCTCCCGCATCAATCTGAACGAATAAGAAATCACATCAGCTCATACATACATACATCTGTTAGTAGAAGTTATTATATCTGAATTATTCTTGCTAAAATCGTCCGAGAAGACATCACTTCTTGGCTGTTGGTGTCCAATTCAGTTGAGAAAATTGTCAGTAGAAGCACATGACTAGATTCCAATGATCGAAGTATATCAAGCAGCCACTTACCACTAGCAGCTATAATTTCTCTCAGCATGGTCAGGATTACAACAACTAAATAGGATTTTAAATTCATGTCCTCATTTCCAGATGCAGAACAAGAAAAAGGTTCAGAGTTCAAACATTTCTCTTCCAACATGTAGCATTCCTTCAATGCTGCTTATAAACCACTCATCCAATTTTATATCCCTGGTGGCATTTGCTGCTTATGAATTACAGAGCGCGCTGATAATAAATCACAGTTAGGACAGGTGCAGAGAGGATTAGAATTCAGACATGTACCTTGGACCTGCTTTCTCGCCGGATCCACATCCTCCCACGCCGGATTCTTGTTCTCCTCCTCTGCCGGCTTCTTGTGCTCGTCCCTCGCAGCACCCTTCCTCTTGCTCCACCGGCGGCGACGAGCAGGGAGCagtggcggcgccggcggaggcaaAAAGGCGGCGCACGTGGGGACAAGCGGGATGCCGGGACGGCGACGAGCGGGAAGCAGGGGTGGCGGCGCACGCGGGCACGATTGGGACGCCGGGGTGCCGACGAGCGAACGGCGGCGTGCCCTACCGGCTGACCTTGCGATGGCGGACGGCAGCGTgccctttttttttttttttttacgAGCGGCGTGCCCTTTGTTGTTTTTGTGTGTCTTTGCCGTGAGCTGTTGTGGAGCAGGCTATCCTGAGCTTTGTTTTTGCGGCCCGTTGGCTATGCCGTTTAGGCCCTTTACGCGGCGCGGATGAAACGGGCTCGCGGACGGGCGCTGAGGAAGTCTTCGCCGCTCCATATTAGACCAGCCCATCATGCCGCAGGCCACAAGCCATATTCTCGTTTTTttatgttttttgttttcttaatttatttatatttccaGATATTCGATAATATGAAAAAAATAAACATTTTTTTCGAAAactattaatcaagcatttaaaaatgtTTAATGTGAATAGGGGAAATGTTTCTcatgtataaaaaatatataacatgaatgtgtatagaaaaaaaaATGCAAACCATGTATTCAAAAGATGTTAATCCAAGCATTTGAAAAGAATGTTGAACAAGTGTTTGAAAAATGTTAaccttgtatttgaaaaatgtgaaATGTGCATGGAAAAAATGTTGACTATGTATTAAAAGATGTTAAACTTGTCTTTGAaaaaaatgtgtatagaaaaaatattgaacatgtattaaaaaatgttgagATTGTCTTTGAAATTTTTTAAtacaagcatttgaaaaaaatgatgaacaagtgTTCAAAAAATGCTTAACttgtatttggaaaatgttaaataTGTATGAAACAATGTTGACCATGcattaaaaaaatgttaaaatTTTATTTAAGAAAATGTCAGTCAGCTATTTGAAGAAAATTGTTAAATGTATAATAAATGTtaaccatgtattaaaaaaatgttaatctgGTATTTCAAAAATGTGAAATATTGTCTCAAGTTTTGAGGGCATCCCCTACTAAAGAAGATGGATGACTTATCATGATTCACCCTTTGGTTAGACTCCGCACAATACGAATCAAGCAGGTTTGACACCGCATTTGCATCCTGCACACTTGATTTGAAAAGCAATGGGTTGTCATCGGTGAATAACAAGTGGTTCACAACAGGAGCCGTGGGGGCCACCTTGATACCACTGAGCACTGATGACTGAGAACTGGATTTCAGGAGGCATGAAAGGCCCTCTGCTGCAATAAAAAAAAAGATAAGGGGAAATATGATCTCCTTGTCGAATCCCTCTGGTGGATGTAAATTGATCAAGTTGTTCTCCATTGAATGGGACTGGGAACTTGACTGAACTAACGATGCCCATAATTGTCTCTACCCATGAGGGGTCAAATCCCAACATGATCGTCACGGTCTGCAAATATGACCACTCCAGTCTATCGTAAGctttcatcatatcaagcttgAGAGTACACATACTATTGTTTTTGACTTGTTTCACTTCATGAAATGCAGACATTCAAAATCACTGATAATATTGTCTGTAATCAATTTGACTGGGACAAAAGCAGATTGCTAATCGaaaattatttgaaattttttgCTTCAACCCGCTTGCCAAAACTTTGGAGCTATTTTGTACAAAACATTGCATAGACTTATTGGCCTGAACCGTGAGCAGGTGACATGTAACACTAAAACACtccccccgcaaaaaaaaatgtAACACTAAAACACAGGGCTCCAAAGTCCAATAGTAGTACATGACAGGCCCCAGACGGTTAGGCCTGGACCGAGTCGCTTCTCCTAGATCACAGGTTTCCCGCATATAAAAATTGGACCCGCTGCTGCTACCCTAGATTTGGTTTCGGCGGCCGCAATATCCATTGCCATCCGGAACACAACACCACCACAGCGCCGCTCGCTGGCCATTCCAAAGGCTCCAAGTTGACCTTTCGATGGCCAGGGCGACCACACCGTCACCGACCCGGTGGCCGTCGTGGGGCGCAGCCATTGGGGCCTCCGCGGCGTCGCAATCCTTCAACCGTCGCGTCACTCTCCCAGCCGCCGCGGCCGGCGGCATCTGCTCGCAGCCACGCCGCCATCCCAGCATCAACAGCCTCCCGGCCGTCCACCTCTCTGTGGTCTCCCGCAGTCGCGGCTGGGCCAAGAGGGCCTGCTCGTGCTCGCCAACGACGCACCCGGGCTCCTTCCGCTGCGCGCTGCACCGGGGGGAGTCCCCGGTGCCAGTGTCGAGCCGGCTGCATGACGTGAGGCGATCGGCGAGGGCCAACTCGCTGGTGCGCACCGGTTCGGTCGAGGGTGGAGACCGCGTCAGGCGCGCGCTGGCCGCCCTCGCCCGCCCTTCCTCACACCACCAGCGCCGCCGCGCCTCCTTCCGCGCCCTTGCCTATTAACGATATTGCACTCTTTCCTTATACGATTCTGGTTTCCATATACGATTCTTGAGGGATCAGACTGATCGACCCGGGCTCATCGCACTACCGGAATAACCTTATATGCCTATGGCcatatctatgccgacggctgccgtaggcatagatggagctatgccgacggcctagcgaATACCGTCGGCATAGAAAAGCCGTCAGCATAGCTTCATCTATGCCTACGGCAGCCGTAGGCATAGTAAGGCCGTCGGCATACATCGATCTATGCCTACGGCAGTCGTAGGCATAgttaggccgtcggcatagaggtGGCCCTGGTGGCTCGGGGACAGACGGCGGGCTGACGCCGTCAAATCTATGCCAACGGCCCTgacggcggccgtcggcataaATATCATCTGGATTTTTTACTAggagctgccacgtggcagagcTATGCCGACGGCAAAGCCGTATGCCATAGGCATAGATATCATCTGTTTTTTAttttaaattatttttattttttaaaagtTAAAATTTGAATAATTTAAATCTAACTTACCTAAACTTAAACATACACAAATTATACATCGAGTTGGGGTAGAATTTTCCATAGATTATGAATATCCAGTTTGTTTTTATTTTTGAGTATGTTAGAAATGTGACCTCATGTACTTTTGCATATATGTCCTTATACTTTGTTAAAAGCATAAGTAATTGATACTTAGATCGATTTTGAcaaattttatatggttttttaTCAGAATCTTGAAAGGATTATGTTGCTATACTAtgtttcaaatttgaactaactTAAATCATGTTTGCTTCAAATTTACAGAAAACAccattttgttttgatttttttttgtatATTTTGAGAAAAAACCCttcggggggtagcaatgccaccagaGCATCGCGGTGGGTCCTCATACATGTCTTAAGGTGTGGTGGCACGTATAAAGAGGCAATGCGCGACTCCGGTGTGAGGTCCTCCCCTCTCATGGACGGCAATGAAATCGAAGTAATCCCTCTGCGGTTTTGGCGTTGCATGAAATAGTTCTGAACACTCGGAGATTGACCAATTCATGAAATTTTTACACAGTGCAGACACATGTGATATAATAGGTGTGGCAATTTCTTATATTTTTTAAAGATGCAAGAGTATGTGAAAAACCCCCCCACTACGGATTgttcttcgcgtgtctacgagtGTGGCCAGGGGCCTTCGGGGGCTAGCCATGCCACCAAATCTTGCGTTGGCTCCTCTTACATGTCTGGAAGTGTGCTGTCAGGTGCAAACACCCGTCATGCGGCTCCGGAGTGTGACCCCCTTCACGGAAGGCGCTGCCGCCAGCACTTGGACGGGGAAAACAGTCGCGCCGGGTCGACACGACGGGGGGTCCGATGGTGGGTTGGGCCCAGACCTTGTTCTGAaatgttcctatgggctgacctatcaCAATCAGGTGGAAAAGTCCGTTGGTCAAAGGCCGTCCGGTGTAAGTCAAAGGCCTAGATCTCCGGGTCAACGGGGCTAGGGTAAGGCCCGGTCGGGGGCCTtcgggggtagcaatgccaccaaAACTTGCATTGTGTCTTAACATATATATACAAGTGTGATGGAGGGTTGAAATGGCCAACAGAGCAACAGGCAGCACACTTCCTTCACAAAACCGAACACGTTCTTTCTCGATAACCAGATACTACCTTGGAGATGGTGTAGTTTACAAGCGGCCTCCTGTCAGGCTTCTATGAAATATGCTCAAACTTTTACAAGGGCCATATGACTACATCGTGCCAGGACCCGAGGATTTCCGGCATCGCATGATTTCCCGTGGATTTTAACGGCTAGATCCGGCATGCTGCCGAGGTACATTCACCCTATGGTGGTGGGCCTGCCCCTCCTTTGGTTGCACTAGGCCTACACATACCGCAAAGACATCATATGTGATTTAACAAAACACTTATGGACATCATTTCAGGTGGTCGCCGTGCAGATCTGCAATTTCCCGCGTTGAAACCCTACGGATGCAGTAAATGTCTCAAATATTCCAGGCGGGCCCGAAAAATGCCATGTACTGGCACGTGTCATGCAATGGTCCCCTTTGAGAGCACGAGAAGTTTCGAGGTCAACGGAGCAACGGGCAacgcacttccttcacaaaccgGACACGTTCTCTCTCGATAGCCGGATACTACCTCGGAGATAGTGTAGTTTACATGCAACCTCCGGGCAAGCTTCTACGAAACGCGCTAAAACTTTCACCGCACCCTACAAGGGCCatatgatgacaccatgccaggtcCTGAGGATTTCTGGCATCGTATGATTTTTGGTCGATTTTAACGGCTGGATCCGGCATGACGCCGAGGTACATTCACCTCTCGGTGGTGGGGCATGCCCCCCTTGGGTTGCACTAGGCCTACACATACCGCAAAGACATCATATATGATTTGAAAAACCACTTCTGGACATCATTTTAGGTGGCCGCCGTGCAGATCTGCCATTCCCGCATTGAAACCCTATGGATGCATTAAATGTCTCAAATATTGCAGGCGGGCCCGAAAAATGCCATGTACTGACACGTGTCATGCAATTGCCCCCTTTGAGAGCACGAGAAGTTTTGAGGTCAGCGGAGCAACGGGTAacgcacttccttcacaaactggACACGTTCTCTCTCGATAGCCAGATAGTACCTCGGAGATGGTGCAGTTTACAAGCGAATTCCGGTCAGGCTTCTACGAAACACGCTAAAACTTTCAGCACACCCTACAAGGGCCATATGACGACACCGTGCCAGGTCCCGAGGATTTCCGGCATCGTATGATTTTTGGTCGATTTTAACCGCTGGATCCGGCATGCCATCGAGGTACATTCGCCCCCCGATGGTGGCGCCTACCCCTCCTTTGGTGCCGTCGTTCGATGCTGAGGGACGTCGCACGTGTCTTCGTCGACGGTGACGGGGAAAGCCGAAGAGATGTTCCGTGCGACTGTCCGTAGGTCCCCGTCCGGACTCATAGTCGTCATACGGGACGCACCATTCCCCGATCCATTCCCTCCCCACCTCACCTCACCATCTCCTCCTCGCCGCCCTCCTCTCCCATCACGGATCATCGACG
This sequence is a window from Aegilops tauschii subsp. strangulata cultivar AL8/78 chromosome 7, Aet v6.0, whole genome shotgun sequence. Protein-coding genes within it:
- the LOC109760529 gene encoding ABC transporter G family member 14 — protein: MAPQELHDDDKHKEAPTSTCTPPSSNGNPSGAVHPTTSSPPSDASGHRPAAANSFPLVLKFEEVVYKVKVGQATEGWCTRVVSSACGGGAVTKKNKAAALPPREKTIISGMSGVVRPGEMLAMLGPSGSGKTTLLTALGGRHRHALLSGKITYNGQPFSGAVKRRTGFVTQHDVLYPHLTVSETLWYTALLRLPRALSAGEKRVQAEAVARELGLSKVAHSMVGGVRGVRGLSGGERKRVSIGLEMLVDPSLLLLDEPTSGLDSTTAARIVGTLRRMAAGGGRTVVVTIHQPSSRLYHMFDKVLLLSAEGRPIYYGRAADALSYFASVGFASPLSVNPADLMLDLANGILPETNGDGVPGGGSEGEQKEVRAKLADAYARHIAPAVKLDICSNEGASAGGTGQASRRRGASARVEWTAGWCAQFSVLLRRGLKERRHESFNKLRIFQVLSVAFLAGLLWWRTPAAHLQDRTALIFFFSVFWGFFPLYNAVFVFPLERPMLLKERSSGMYRLSSYFAARTAADLPMELGLPTAFVLILYWMGGLDPRPASFLLSLLVVLYSVLVAQSLGLAVGAVLMDVKQGTTLASVVTMVFLIAGGYYVQHIPPFIGWLKWLNYSFYCYRLLLGIQFRDGGALYDCGGGALCPVADFPAIKAVGLNNHWVDVCVMALLLVGYRVVAYLALDRLQPR
- the LOC109760532 gene encoding uncharacterized protein, whose amino-acid sequence is MWIRRESRSKIDAGEVQQLYGATEKIHPGVDAQPEGEDCDDHKKKGQVFYPSDRPTEQLFYQASKCSEETTTTGFSQPKHILSDVNAAATGIGDGDEALF